The Ensifer adhaerens genome contains a region encoding:
- a CDS encoding D-alanine--D-alanine ligase family protein yields the protein MTGKLRIAVLFGGRSAEHEVSLMSARNAVAALDRTRYEIVPIGIARDGRWMLVDLEDGELPKAIPVSGTQVALIPGGRGRAVTIAADGRQGLLPAIDLIFPVLHGPFGEDGTVQGYAETADVAYVGCGVAASAVAMDKALAKRLLVAEGIAVARAIGLHAGDAYSSETILESLGLPVFVKPARQGSSVGVSRVDSLDALQAALNEAFRHDDKVLIEEFVQAREIECSVLEDAKGQLTVSRPGEIIPAASHGFYSYDAKYVDAGGAVVEAPAKLSEEVIAEAKDMAARAFRALDCAGMARVDFFLRADGSLMINEINTIPGFTNISMYAKALAADGIAYGQVVETLIAHALKLRGKAGART from the coding sequence ATGACAGGTAAGTTGCGCATTGCCGTGCTGTTCGGTGGCCGGTCGGCGGAGCATGAGGTTTCGCTGATGTCGGCGCGCAACGCCGTCGCGGCGCTCGATCGGACGCGCTACGAGATCGTGCCGATCGGGATCGCCAGGGATGGCCGCTGGATGCTGGTCGATCTCGAAGACGGGGAACTGCCGAAGGCGATCCCCGTGTCGGGAACGCAGGTGGCGCTGATCCCCGGCGGACGGGGGCGGGCGGTCACCATCGCGGCCGACGGCCGCCAAGGGTTGCTGCCGGCGATCGACCTGATCTTTCCGGTTCTGCATGGTCCCTTCGGCGAAGACGGGACGGTGCAAGGCTATGCGGAAACTGCCGATGTCGCCTATGTCGGCTGCGGTGTCGCGGCTTCGGCGGTCGCCATGGACAAGGCGCTCGCCAAGCGCCTGCTGGTCGCCGAAGGCATTGCCGTTGCGCGGGCGATCGGCCTTCATGCGGGCGACGCCTATTCAAGCGAGACCATCCTCGAAAGCCTGGGACTGCCGGTTTTCGTCAAGCCGGCGCGGCAGGGATCTTCCGTCGGCGTCAGCCGCGTCGACAGTCTGGACGCGCTTCAGGCGGCGCTTAACGAGGCGTTCCGGCACGACGACAAGGTGCTGATCGAGGAGTTCGTCCAGGCCCGCGAGATCGAGTGCTCGGTGCTGGAGGATGCGAAGGGACAGCTCACCGTCTCGCGACCGGGCGAAATCATTCCGGCTGCGAGCCACGGCTTCTACAGCTACGACGCCAAATATGTCGATGCCGGCGGCGCAGTCGTCGAGGCGCCCGCCAAACTCTCCGAGGAGGTGATCGCAGAGGCCAAGGACATGGCCGCGCGGGCATTCCGGGCGCTTGACTGCGCGGGGATGGCGCGGGTGGACTTCTTCCTGCGCGCCGATGGAAGCCTCATGATCAACGAAATCAACACCATTCCCGGCTTCACCAATATCAGCATGTATGCCAAGGCGCTGGCAGCCGACGGCATCGCCTACGGCCAGGTGGTGGAGACGCTGATCGCCCATGCGCTGAAGCTGCGCGGCAAGGCGGGCGCGCGCACCTGA
- a CDS encoding dienelactone hydrolase family protein, which translates to MAEVLVFHHAQGLTPGVHAFADDLRAAGHVVHLPDLFEGRTFASIEEGVAHIEAVGFEEMRERGVRLADALPENLVYAGFSFGVLPAQKLAQTRPGARGALLFYSCIPISGQWSFGPWPAGVPVQIHGMDNDPIFVGEGDIDAAREIVEKAEDAELFLYPGDQHYFADSSLPSYDAAATALAMKRVLAFLERI; encoded by the coding sequence ATGGCCGAAGTCCTCGTATTCCACCATGCCCAGGGGCTGACACCCGGCGTGCACGCTTTTGCCGACGACCTGCGCGCGGCCGGGCACGTCGTCCACCTGCCCGATCTCTTCGAAGGACGTACATTTGCGAGCATCGAGGAGGGCGTTGCCCATATCGAGGCGGTCGGCTTTGAAGAGATGCGCGAGCGCGGCGTGCGCCTCGCCGATGCCCTCCCCGAAAACCTCGTCTATGCCGGCTTCTCCTTCGGTGTCCTGCCGGCTCAGAAACTCGCCCAGACCCGCCCCGGCGCCCGCGGCGCCCTGCTCTTTTACTCCTGCATCCCGATCAGTGGCCAGTGGTCCTTCGGCCCCTGGCCGGCAGGCGTACCCGTTCAAATCCACGGCATGGACAACGACCCGATCTTCGTCGGCGAAGGCGATATCGACGCCGCCCGCGAGATCGTCGAGAAGGCAGAGGACGCCGAACTGTTCCTCTATCCGGGCGACCAGCACTACTTCGCCGACAGCTCGCTGCCCTCCTATGACGCGGCGGCAACTGCGCTGGCGATGAAACGGGTACTTGCCTTCCTCGAGCGGATCTGA
- a CDS encoding arylsulfatase, producing the protein MKLLASCVAGLSIVAGLSTPARAQQATPKPNILLIVSDDTGYGDLGPYGGGEGRGMPTPNIDKLAEQGMLFYDFYAQPSCTPGRAAMITGRIPNRSGMTTVAFQGEGGGLPAAEWTLASVLKLGGYQTYFTGKWHLGEADYALPNAHGFDVMKYCGLYHLNAYTYADPTWFPDMDPKLRAMFQKVTKGALSGKAGETAVEDFKINGQYIDTPTVNGAAGVVGIPYFDSYVEKAAIEFLDDAAKSDKPFFIDVNFMKVHQPNMPAPEFEHKSLSKSKYADSIVELDTRIGRIMDKLRETGLDKNTLVFYTTDNGAWQDVYPDAGYTPFRGTKGTVREGGNRVPAIAVWPGKIKAGSKNHDIVGGLDLMATFASVAGVALPDKDREGQPIIFDSFDMSPVLLGTGKSERNSWFYFTENELSPGAARVGNYKAVFNLRGDNGQATGGLAVDSNQGWKGPNKYVATVPQIFDLWQDPQERYDIFMNNYTERTWTMVTISDSIKQLMMTYVKYPPRKLQSGTYTGPIEISKYQQFQWLRDELGKEGFSLPMPTGN; encoded by the coding sequence ATGAAACTTCTGGCGTCGTGCGTGGCAGGGCTGAGCATTGTCGCTGGCCTGTCAACCCCGGCGCGTGCGCAGCAAGCAACACCAAAACCCAACATCCTTCTGATCGTTTCCGATGACACCGGCTACGGAGACCTCGGCCCCTATGGCGGCGGTGAAGGACGAGGCATGCCGACACCCAACATCGACAAGCTGGCCGAACAGGGCATGCTGTTTTATGATTTCTATGCCCAGCCGAGTTGCACGCCGGGTCGCGCCGCCATGATCACCGGGCGTATTCCCAACCGCAGCGGCATGACGACGGTTGCATTCCAGGGGGAAGGCGGCGGTCTTCCGGCGGCCGAATGGACGCTCGCCTCCGTCTTGAAGCTCGGCGGGTACCAGACCTATTTCACCGGCAAATGGCATTTGGGCGAGGCGGACTATGCCTTGCCGAACGCCCATGGCTTCGACGTCATGAAGTATTGCGGCCTTTACCACCTCAACGCCTACACCTACGCCGACCCGACCTGGTTCCCGGATATGGACCCCAAGCTCAGGGCCATGTTCCAGAAGGTCACCAAGGGCGCGCTCTCCGGTAAGGCCGGCGAAACGGCGGTCGAGGACTTCAAGATCAACGGCCAGTATATCGACACGCCCACGGTCAATGGCGCGGCAGGGGTCGTCGGCATCCCCTATTTCGACAGCTACGTCGAAAAGGCGGCCATCGAGTTTCTCGACGACGCGGCGAAATCCGACAAGCCGTTCTTCATCGACGTCAACTTCATGAAGGTGCACCAGCCGAACATGCCGGCGCCCGAGTTCGAGCATAAATCGCTGTCGAAGTCGAAATATGCCGACAGCATCGTGGAGCTGGACACCCGCATCGGCCGCATCATGGACAAGCTGCGCGAGACCGGCCTCGACAAGAATACGCTGGTCTTCTACACGACGGACAATGGCGCCTGGCAGGATGTCTATCCCGACGCCGGCTATACGCCGTTTCGTGGCACCAAGGGCACGGTGCGCGAGGGTGGCAACCGCGTTCCCGCCATCGCCGTCTGGCCGGGCAAGATCAAGGCCGGCTCCAAGAACCATGACATCGTCGGCGGCCTCGACCTGATGGCGACATTTGCTTCGGTTGCCGGTGTCGCTCTGCCGGACAAGGACCGCGAGGGCCAGCCGATCATCTTCGACAGCTTCGACATGTCGCCGGTCCTGCTTGGAACCGGCAAGTCGGAACGGAACTCATGGTTCTATTTCACCGAGAACGAACTGTCTCCCGGCGCTGCCCGCGTCGGCAATTACAAGGCGGTGTTCAACCTGCGTGGCGACAATGGACAGGCGACCGGCGGCCTTGCCGTCGACAGCAATCAGGGCTGGAAGGGTCCGAACAAATATGTGGCGACGGTGCCGCAGATCTTCGACCTCTGGCAGGACCCGCAGGAGCGCTACGACATCTTCATGAACAACTACACCGAGCGCACCTGGACGATGGTGACCATCAGCGACTCCATCAAGCAATTGATGATGACCTACGTCAAATATCCACCGCGCAAGCTTCAAAGCGGGACCTATACCGGTCCGATCGAAATCTCGAAGTATCAGCAGTTCCAGTGGCTGCGCGATGAGCTCGGCAAGGAAGGCTTCAGTCTGCCGATGCCGACCGGCAACTGA
- a CDS encoding helix-turn-helix domain-containing protein, translated as MRSEGTELTTGQAPGRAAEGSAERMLSGDEAGSAAAKPATLDDLVGIVAVQVRAQASRIQELELALADAEARILSQARLICGATAAANSDLFNRRPVRAIIEEVLGAYPGISFEDIIGVGRERRLVEPRHRCMTAVYDERPDLSLPALGRIFRRDHTSVLHAVNKREPGNARRRGRTQQPGRLPANAGADGIGAPAF; from the coding sequence ATGCGGTCTGAAGGCACTGAATTGACGACAGGACAGGCACCGGGCCGCGCAGCGGAAGGGTCGGCGGAAAGGATGCTCTCGGGGGACGAAGCGGGGAGCGCGGCTGCAAAACCGGCGACGCTCGACGATCTCGTCGGCATCGTCGCCGTTCAGGTGCGGGCGCAGGCGAGCCGGATCCAGGAGTTGGAACTGGCGCTCGCCGATGCCGAGGCGCGCATCCTCTCGCAGGCGCGGCTGATCTGCGGTGCCACGGCCGCGGCAAACAGCGATCTGTTCAACCGCCGGCCGGTGCGGGCGATCATCGAGGAGGTGCTTGGCGCCTATCCTGGGATCAGCTTCGAGGACATCATCGGGGTTGGCCGCGAGCGACGGCTGGTCGAGCCGCGGCACCGCTGCATGACCGCTGTTTACGACGAGCGTCCGGATCTATCGCTGCCGGCGCTCGGGCGGATCTTTCGGCGCGACCACACCTCGGTGCTGCACGCCGTCAACAAGCGCGAGCCCGGCAATGCGCGGCGGCGCGGACGGACCCAGCAGCCGGGCCGCTTGCCCGCGAATGCCGGTGCCGACGGGATCGGCGCGCCGGCATTTTGA
- a CDS encoding S24 family peptidase, with translation MDELRHLIREAVDAKKTTYKDLSIAIGKNHAYIQQFVERETPRELRERDARAIVELIQGAAAAGEAAPRRAPGFAPQIVPGEQLVGHRDLPIFAAAQGGDGHVIVTFDAVEYVKRPSVLEGVKGAYGIYLTGSSMIPAYEPGDMALVHPHLPPTRDKDVVLYHVPPANDAEAIIKRLVSFNDREWTLRQYNPFLEFTESRVEWSFCHRVVGKYSAR, from the coding sequence ATGGACGAATTGCGCCACCTCATCCGGGAAGCAGTCGACGCGAAGAAGACGACCTACAAGGATCTGTCGATCGCGATCGGGAAGAACCATGCCTATATCCAGCAGTTCGTGGAGCGGGAGACGCCGCGGGAACTGCGCGAGCGCGACGCCCGCGCGATCGTCGAGCTGATCCAGGGGGCTGCCGCCGCCGGCGAAGCCGCGCCCAGACGCGCGCCGGGTTTTGCGCCGCAGATCGTGCCCGGCGAGCAGCTCGTCGGCCATCGCGACCTGCCGATCTTTGCGGCCGCGCAAGGCGGCGACGGCCATGTGATCGTCACCTTCGATGCGGTCGAATATGTCAAGCGCCCGTCCGTGCTCGAGGGCGTCAAGGGCGCCTACGGTATCTACCTCACCGGCAGCTCGATGATCCCGGCCTATGAGCCGGGCGACATGGCGCTCGTCCACCCGCACCTGCCACCTACGCGCGACAAGGACGTGGTGCTCTACCACGTTCCCCCCGCCAACGATGCCGAGGCAATCATCAAGCGGCTCGTCTCGTTCAACGACCGCGAATGGACGCTGAGGCAATACAACCCCTTCCTGGAGTTCACCGAAAGCCGGGTCGAATGGTCCTTCTGCCACCGTGTCGTCGGCAAATACAGCGCGCGGTAA
- a CDS encoding glycosyltransferase family 2 protein codes for MATWYETTKVERRERRMNHAVDLRCVSPQGQTSLYPDDLPLIFLTRNDAKLMPGFLAHYRSLGITRFICVDDASTDGTREYLLCQPDVDLWASSVRYKDARRGRAWRESLFALYGGERWYVNVDSDEFLIYDDCENRTLWSVIHALEGLKISRLPAPMLDMYPVDLGAADIDQLQTSAPWEVADHFDSRGYTLTTTKRAITIKGGARHREFDSDLEMIKYPLIYWDEDCRFGPSIHQPLPYQRNFSSILGTLLHFKFFADYQKVINDAVADGQYFDGSAAYAKMTDALSSTGALQLFSESSMKFDGSKQLLRLGFITAVPKAPDEGTR; via the coding sequence ATCGCGACCTGGTACGAGACGACCAAGGTCGAGCGGCGCGAGCGCAGGATGAACCACGCGGTCGATCTGCGCTGCGTCAGCCCCCAAGGGCAGACGTCGCTCTATCCCGATGACCTGCCGCTGATCTTCCTGACCCGCAACGACGCCAAGCTCATGCCGGGCTTCCTCGCCCATTACCGGTCACTCGGGATCACCCGCTTCATCTGCGTCGACGATGCCTCGACCGACGGCACCCGCGAATATCTGCTCTGTCAGCCGGATGTCGACCTGTGGGCATCCTCGGTCCGCTACAAGGATGCGCGGCGCGGACGCGCCTGGAGAGAGTCGCTGTTCGCACTGTATGGTGGCGAACGCTGGTACGTGAACGTCGATTCCGACGAATTCCTGATCTATGACGATTGCGAAAACCGCACGCTCTGGTCGGTCATCCACGCGCTCGAGGGCCTGAAGATCTCGCGCCTCCCGGCACCGATGCTGGACATGTATCCGGTCGATCTCGGGGCCGCCGACATCGACCAGTTGCAGACCAGTGCCCCCTGGGAAGTCGCCGATCATTTCGACAGCCGCGGCTACACGCTGACGACGACGAAGCGGGCGATCACCATCAAGGGCGGCGCTCGCCACCGCGAGTTCGACTCGGACCTGGAAATGATCAAGTACCCGCTGATCTATTGGGACGAAGACTGTCGCTTCGGCCCTAGCATCCACCAGCCGCTCCCCTATCAGCGCAATTTCTCGTCTATTCTTGGCACGCTGCTGCACTTCAAGTTCTTTGCCGACTACCAGAAGGTCATCAACGACGCGGTGGCCGATGGGCAATATTTCGACGGCTCGGCGGCCTACGCCAAGATGACGGATGCACTCTCCAGCACTGGCGCCCTGCAGCTCTTTTCCGAGTCTTCGATGAAGTTCGACGGATCGAAGCAATTGCTGCGGCTCGGCTTCATTACCGCGGTCCCGAAGGCTCCCGACGAAGGCACCCGCTAA
- a CDS encoding class I SAM-dependent methyltransferase yields the protein MTEMTSPELSGKEQRAKRTRWQKLSRKNYFGGKLSTKNLVRLCQENASNKRTIIVHTEDVDYTEFFPNSFLVSKSDRKKADLVVDTHYHLDAIESESYDIVLCTGLLEHVPDPQRLIDDMRRILKPNGKLIISASAVFSFHEGPENYFHFTPFSFKMLFKDWSEIEDLRGSSMPFETIGILMQRILLQCDVFPLARPFIELMARSARFFDVFITQQYDTTWKYTDDHKIDSMMPSNIQAVVRK from the coding sequence ATGACGGAAATGACTTCCCCGGAACTTAGCGGCAAGGAACAGCGGGCGAAACGCACGCGCTGGCAAAAGCTCTCGCGAAAGAACTACTTCGGGGGCAAGCTTTCGACGAAGAACCTGGTCCGGCTATGCCAGGAAAATGCTTCGAACAAGCGCACGATCATCGTTCACACCGAAGACGTTGACTATACTGAGTTTTTCCCGAACTCGTTCCTGGTCTCGAAGTCCGATCGCAAGAAGGCCGATCTCGTCGTCGACACGCATTACCATCTCGATGCCATCGAGAGCGAAAGCTACGACATCGTGCTCTGCACCGGCCTGCTCGAACATGTTCCCGATCCGCAGCGGCTGATCGACGACATGCGCCGCATCCTGAAGCCGAACGGCAAGCTGATCATCTCCGCCTCGGCGGTGTTCTCCTTCCACGAGGGGCCCGAGAACTATTTCCACTTCACGCCCTTCTCCTTCAAGATGCTGTTCAAGGACTGGAGCGAGATCGAGGACCTGCGTGGCTCGAGCATGCCGTTCGAAACGATCGGCATTCTGATGCAGCGCATTCTGCTGCAGTGCGACGTGTTTCCGCTGGCGCGCCCGTTCATCGAACTCATGGCGCGCTCGGCCCGGTTCTTCGACGTCTTCATTACCCAGCAGTACGATACGACGTGGAAATACACCGACGATCACAAGATCGATTCGATGATGCCTTCCAATATCCAGGCCGTGGTGAGGAAATAG
- a CDS encoding GMC oxidoreductase — MTDTRNIIDARACSDEALQAIGSDVLIVGSGAAACAMATRLLAEGLKVTLLETGDNLVNSDSSPFFEIANQEPFGLSFQIGGATNLWSGRVAPLEDVDLTSGNDWPLERAELDGYYQQAIELLQLKPIGAIDQVPAYDGGSAPWRDFVSDPAVSVKRFQWSRPAFNGQDYLKALAGKNPDLTIVYNCRVLQVIPTAAGDRVGAVRAAIGEGRTVELSAPEFVLCAGGLENPRIMLNSRQGGFLVNDNIGRFFSTHPKANVGRIHLFKTVKTAGPLFSDHKSGSSSLRFGVGVRKGQKREQLNHYVQFSPRFESIGLKLLEHAQHVVAAGEGGDRPQSTLRRRLTSALAVVGQVAFNVIGKMGLLGPGGSILVVRGFFDQHPNAEHRVELSEARDPHGLPKGVVRWSLTEDDQASIREFLDELSGLLLRHNIGKLISTLPPAGKPWDITGIHSHFMGTTRMGRSADMSVIDRDGRVHGVDNLYAAGASVFTSYGYANPVLTVMALAMLTADKICQRHKTKAGNP, encoded by the coding sequence ATGACGGACACCAGGAATATTATTGACGCGCGTGCGTGCAGCGACGAGGCCCTGCAGGCGATCGGTTCCGATGTGCTGATTGTTGGGTCGGGGGCTGCGGCCTGCGCCATGGCGACGCGGCTCTTGGCGGAGGGCTTGAAGGTCACGTTGCTTGAAACCGGCGACAACCTCGTCAACTCCGACAGCTCGCCCTTCTTCGAGATCGCCAACCAGGAGCCGTTCGGGCTTTCATTCCAGATCGGCGGCGCGACCAATCTTTGGTCCGGGCGTGTCGCGCCGCTGGAAGATGTCGACCTGACGTCCGGCAACGACTGGCCGCTGGAGCGCGCTGAACTCGATGGATATTACCAGCAGGCGATCGAACTCCTGCAGCTGAAGCCGATCGGCGCCATCGACCAGGTGCCAGCCTATGACGGCGGCTCGGCGCCTTGGCGGGATTTTGTCTCCGACCCGGCCGTCTCGGTCAAGCGGTTCCAGTGGAGCCGTCCGGCCTTCAACGGTCAGGATTATCTGAAGGCGCTTGCGGGCAAGAACCCTGATCTCACCATCGTCTATAATTGCCGCGTGCTGCAGGTGATCCCGACCGCCGCCGGCGATCGCGTCGGTGCGGTGCGGGCGGCGATCGGCGAGGGGCGAACCGTGGAGCTTTCCGCCCCGGAATTCGTGCTTTGCGCGGGGGGGCTCGAAAACCCGCGCATCATGCTGAACAGCCGCCAAGGCGGGTTTTTGGTAAACGACAATATCGGCCGCTTCTTTTCCACCCATCCGAAGGCGAATGTCGGGCGCATTCACCTGTTCAAGACGGTGAAGACGGCAGGGCCGCTGTTCAGCGATCACAAGAGCGGCAGCAGCTCGCTGCGCTTCGGTGTCGGCGTGCGCAAGGGTCAGAAGAGAGAGCAGCTGAACCATTATGTTCAGTTTTCGCCGCGCTTTGAATCAATCGGGCTCAAGCTCCTCGAACATGCGCAGCACGTGGTGGCTGCCGGCGAGGGCGGCGATCGCCCGCAATCGACCTTGCGTCGTCGCCTGACCTCGGCTCTGGCGGTTGTCGGCCAGGTCGCCTTCAACGTCATCGGCAAGATGGGGTTGCTCGGGCCGGGCGGCTCGATCCTCGTGGTGCGCGGCTTCTTCGACCAACATCCCAATGCCGAGCACAGGGTCGAGTTGAGCGAGGCGCGCGATCCCCATGGGCTGCCGAAGGGCGTCGTGCGCTGGTCGCTGACAGAAGATGACCAGGCGTCGATCCGCGAATTTCTGGACGAGCTTTCCGGGCTGCTGCTGCGCCACAATATCGGCAAGCTGATCTCGACGCTGCCGCCGGCAGGCAAGCCCTGGGACATCACCGGCATCCATTCCCATTTCATGGGCACGACGCGTATGGGCCGCTCGGCCGACATGTCCGTCATCGATCGCGATGGCCGGGTGCACGGGGTCGACAACCTCTACGCGGCAGGCGCGTCGGTCTTCACCTCCTACGGCTACGCCAATCCAGTACTGACAGTCATGGCGCTTGCAATGCTTACCGCCGATAAGATATGCCAGCGCCACAAAACAAAGGCGGGTAATCCATGA
- a CDS encoding DUF1127 domain-containing protein — MRELQLTTAGALPAIMDDLFRTFGFRRTVGAFLLAAWRRQRTLNQLSHLSDRMLRDIGAETGEGVKKPEIADISLWQMPVGYPVTRHN, encoded by the coding sequence ATGCGCGAATTGCAACTGACCACCGCTGGCGCCTTGCCGGCGATCATGGACGACCTTTTTCGAACGTTCGGCTTCCGCCGCACGGTCGGCGCTTTCCTGCTTGCTGCCTGGAGGCGTCAGCGGACGCTCAACCAGCTCAGCCACCTCTCCGACCGTATGCTGCGCGATATCGGCGCAGAGACGGGAGAGGGCGTGAAGAAGCCGGAGATCGCCGACATCTCGCTCTGGCAGATGCCGGTCGGCTATCCGGTGACGAGACACAACTGA
- a CDS encoding GFA family protein, giving the protein MNFDVQDLNGACHCKTVRFNVRLKNGLHTARRCTCSYCQLKGAVAVSAAKDGVTVLSGGEALTKYQFNTNAAEHFFCSKCGIYTFHKPRSNPDFYGVNAACLEGVSPFDFEDLPVNDGINHPMDTKGSTGPRLAGTLRYFPAK; this is encoded by the coding sequence ATGAATTTCGACGTTCAGGACCTCAACGGCGCCTGCCACTGCAAAACGGTTCGCTTCAATGTTCGGCTGAAGAATGGCCTCCATACGGCCCGCCGCTGCACCTGCTCATACTGCCAGCTGAAGGGCGCGGTTGCCGTCTCGGCGGCCAAAGACGGCGTGACTGTGCTTTCGGGCGGCGAGGCGCTGACCAAGTATCAGTTCAACACAAATGCAGCAGAACACTTCTTTTGCTCGAAATGCGGCATCTACACCTTTCACAAGCCGCGCTCCAACCCCGATTTCTACGGCGTCAACGCAGCCTGTCTGGAGGGCGTGAGCCCCTTTGATTTTGAAGATTTGCCGGTCAACGACGGCATCAATCATCCGATGGACACCAAGGGCTCAACCGGCCCCCGGCTCGCCGGAACCCTGCGATATTTTCCGGCCAAGTGA
- a CDS encoding PhzF family phenazine biosynthesis protein, with protein sequence MALSYAIYDVFTDRRLEGNPLAVVFGADWLDDEAMQAIAQEFNLSETVFIRRPGGAAHTAKLRIFTPAQELPFAGHPTVGAAIAIAEAQRGATEEGFDLVQVLEEKVGPVRCAVRLKPGQASFAEFDLPRKSVRLDARFDRQAIADALSLKLSQIGFENHVPSFWSAGAPFVMVPVHDVAAASSIEFDSLRWEQLTPMAEGRLAAAYVYCRGGVNHTARFHARKFGPGAGNLEDPATGSAVAALSGAIHYFDQFVDGHHPVLVEQGVEMGRPSFIHLHLDISGGEISNARIGGHAVKIAAGELYV encoded by the coding sequence ATGGCGCTCAGCTACGCGATCTACGACGTCTTCACCGACAGGCGACTGGAAGGCAATCCGCTGGCCGTGGTCTTCGGTGCCGACTGGCTCGACGATGAAGCGATGCAGGCGATCGCGCAGGAATTCAACCTGTCGGAGACGGTGTTTATCCGCAGGCCCGGCGGTGCGGCGCACACGGCGAAGCTCCGGATCTTCACGCCTGCCCAGGAACTGCCCTTTGCCGGCCATCCGACCGTCGGTGCGGCAATTGCGATCGCCGAGGCCCAGCGTGGCGCGACCGAGGAAGGCTTCGACCTCGTGCAGGTGCTGGAGGAGAAGGTTGGGCCGGTGCGCTGCGCCGTGCGGCTCAAGCCCGGGCAGGCGAGCTTTGCCGAATTCGACCTGCCGCGAAAATCGGTCAGGCTCGACGCACGCTTCGACCGGCAGGCGATCGCCGATGCGCTAAGCCTGAAACTCTCGCAGATCGGTTTCGAGAATCACGTGCCGTCGTTCTGGAGCGCGGGCGCACCCTTCGTCATGGTGCCGGTGCATGATGTGGCGGCGGCTTCGTCGATCGAGTTCGATTCGCTGCGCTGGGAGCAACTGACGCCGATGGCCGAGGGACGGCTGGCCGCGGCTTACGTCTATTGTCGCGGCGGCGTGAACCACACGGCGCGCTTTCACGCCCGCAAGTTCGGCCCTGGTGCCGGCAATCTGGAGGATCCGGCAACCGGCTCGGCCGTTGCCGCCCTTTCCGGCGCGATCCACTATTTCGACCAGTTCGTCGACGGCCATCATCCGGTGCTGGTCGAGCAGGGCGTGGAAATGGGACGGCCGTCCTTCATCCATCTGCATCTCGACATCTCGGGCGGCGAAATCAGCAACGCCCGCATCGGCGGCCATGCGGTGAAGATTGCGGCCGGCGAACTCTACGTCTGA
- a CDS encoding NUDIX hydrolase, with protein sequence MSALESNTDAWPDEGVIIPIDAVDVRVTGAAHPFHQEQVERAQENWQREITANPHLFDGRMVLLRALRIADGRLRGEGHVVPYSTFLWWRKTRAKSAFHLFAMPAILSSDGALILVRMGGHTANPGRVYSPSGSLEPEDIVDGGCDIDGNIRREAMEETGIDLSLATVEPGYHLLHMGRAVTLIRVYRYPEKAAALVARVAEHIAADPEPEIDEAIAVFGPDPVAHNYPPFIPPILDWLFRREKPL encoded by the coding sequence ATGAGCGCGCTTGAAAGCAACACGGACGCCTGGCCGGATGAAGGCGTCATCATCCCGATCGATGCGGTGGATGTCCGCGTCACCGGCGCGGCGCATCCGTTTCATCAGGAGCAGGTGGAGCGCGCGCAGGAAAACTGGCAACGGGAGATTACCGCCAACCCGCACCTCTTCGACGGGCGGATGGTGTTGCTCAGGGCGCTTCGCATCGCGGACGGCCGGCTGCGGGGCGAGGGGCATGTGGTGCCCTATTCGACCTTTCTCTGGTGGCGGAAGACGCGAGCAAAGAGTGCCTTTCATCTCTTTGCCATGCCGGCGATCCTTTCTTCCGACGGTGCGCTGATCCTCGTGCGCATGGGCGGGCACACGGCCAATCCGGGCCGGGTCTACAGCCCCTCCGGTTCGCTCGAGCCCGAGGATATCGTCGATGGCGGCTGCGACATCGACGGCAATATCCGCCGCGAGGCGATGGAAGAAACCGGCATAGACCTTTCGCTCGCGACGGTGGAGCCCGGCTATCACCTGCTGCATATGGGCCGCGCCGTGACGCTCATCCGCGTCTATCGCTATCCGGAGAAGGCGGCAGCGCTGGTTGCGCGCGTGGCGGAGCACATTGCCGCGGACCCGGAGCCGGAGATTGACGAGGCGATCGCGGTTTTCGGCCCGGATCCCGTGGCGCACAACTATCCACCCTTCATACCGCCGATCCTCGACTGGCTGTTTCGGCGCGAGAAACCGCTCTGA